From Felis catus isolate Fca126 chromosome B4, F.catus_Fca126_mat1.0, whole genome shotgun sequence:
TTTGAGGCTCCAAGTTCCTAATAAGCCGCACACAGCTTCACAGACTCATCCTGTCTCAGTCCCAGTTCCCTGCTAgcttccctttcattttctgaTAGTCAGTATGGTGACTGTGTAGTTGAGAACCAGAGATCCCTGCTTGTGTCTTTTCACAAGTACCTGTGAGGTTCCACACACCCCTCTGACAGTTCTCTTTGGACCTGTTCTTTATTCTCGCTATGAAGGTGAGAGAGGGCAGTGATAGTGAACTGAGAATGGATCGGGAGTGAGTGGGGTCTTGGTTCAGTATTTGGAGGGGCTGGCCCTGCCTCACTGAACCTTCCTATGCTGCTGAGCTGGCAGGGATATCTTTCCCTTACTCCTAGTCTGTCTACTGCTGTTCCAGGAGGACAAGAATATTAGGTCCCCAAATGAACCTTACCCAGTGCCTAGTGTTTAGCAGGTTCTTAGGTAAGTATATTTTGGTTTGAAACCTGCTTAGTTTGTCCCTGTCCCCCAGGATGCCCATGAGTGCTGCCATCCTGGAGAGTGGTACGCAGTGAGAGCACTGGGCTAAGAGAAGCCTAGATCTAACCCTAACTCTGCCCTTAACTGCTGTGTGACTTGGAGTAAGTTGTTTtacctttctgtctctcagtttGGTATGTAAGATATCTAGCATAGATCCTCAGGGCTTATGAGGTCCTTGGCATCTGTATCTTCCCTTTGCTACATCCTTGTAGGATATTTGCTCTCACTTTATATATGAGGAAgtctttttgtcttccttcttcttgtCATGTCTTTGTCAAGCCCTTTCCAGGCTGAAgcaaaggctgtgtgtgtgtgtgtgtgtgtgtgtgtgtgtgtgtacacagaagATTAGAAAAAACCCAGTGCAAAGAGGAGATCCTTCCAATACCTAGGCCACCAACTTATTCTTTCATGTACTCGGATTTCTTATCCTTATTATATGTGGTCTTTTATTCAGGGCCTCAGATCTGAAAAAATTGGGCTAAAAGATCTTGTACAGAAAGTTAAtctaatctggggcacctgggtggctgagttgttatgtgtcagactcttgatttcagcccacaatttgtgggatcaagccccgcattgggttctgcactgacagtgtggagcctgcttgggattctctctccctctctctctctctctctctctcactctctcactctcactctctgcccctcccctgtgtcctctctgtctctcaaaaataaataaactcaaaaaaaaccaaaacaagaaagtTAATCTGATTGACAGTGTATTtcccagaaatacaaaggataacTTCAAAGGGCTGTTACAATTCAAGTGGCTGGGGAGGGAACCTGTCCTGAGGGCAcctgtgggaggaggggctgggcctgCCAGGTGAGAGCAGGAGGGGAGTACCGTGAGTGGTGAGTGGGTCAGGGTAGCCGGCAGGTGTGGGGAGTGGGAGCAGATCTCTGAGTGTTCCCTCAGGAGCCCAGTTCTTTGCCTTCATCAGCTGCTTTTGTTCCTTCACCTTCTCTTCATTAACTTGAGCAGAAGGCTTGGGTCAGCTTTCAGGTTAGTTGTTGGCTGGTGTTTTCCCTGGGGGAGAGCTGGGAGATTGGCTATAATTACTCCCATTAGCACTTGGCCGCTCCCCAGTCTGCTTCTTAACCTGGACTGTCTCAATCCTGATGCCTGCTGGGTCTGCTGTGATGCTCACACCTGAGTGCAGGCTGCATCCGCTCACACCTGAGTGCAGGTCTGCACCCTGCCCCATGTGGAGGGGCCTTGGCACCAGCTGCCATAGTGGAATCTCTCACACTGAAGTCTGTGAAGACCAGCTCCAAGAACCACTGTCCTAATGAGAGTGGCTTTGCTCCCTGGCACTTCCCAAAGTGCAAAGCTGTGGGGGACAGAACTCTGGATGTGGCCTCAGGAATCCAGCCCAGAAAACCATCATTAGTGGCCTGTACCATGAGTTAATGTTCCTTGGGACGTTAAGACAAGAGCTAAGAGGAATTAGGATACACCAGCTGCCTTTAACTGAGTacatactctgtgccaggcactaggctaAAACCTTTGAATTCACGACCTCTCTTAATATACAGCCTGTTAAGGTAGATATTGGTCCCTTTTTACAGTTGGATAacatgaggctcagagaggggaaataACCAagctaagtggcagagctgaggccACCGACCCCAGAGCTCACGTTCTGTCTGGCATGACGATTGGACATAGAACTTTTGAAAGGCTGTGTGTGACAGAGGCAGATGGAAAAGTGAAGGCTGTGGTTCTAAATCCCACATTTACCATGGCTTAGTTGTACAGACTGGAGAAAACAAGTTTGGCTCAAACTGGCCCTTATTCAAGAGGCAGATTTAGGGGCAAGGCCTGGGCTTTACTGTTTCCTCCTCCCTGGCACTGCAGGGTGTCATCTAGGAAGGGAGCCCCAATGGCAATGAAATCAAGGCAGGGAACTTGGAGCCTGAAGTatgtggggaaggaggaaggggccgACAAGCTTCCTGCCTTGCCAGGATGTTTGCATTATACATGAGCCTCGGATTTTTTTTGAGCCCCAAATGCTCTAGTCATTTCTCCTCCCCTAAATCTGTAAAGCCAGAGCTCTACCTGCTGCCTTTCTGAGTTGCTGGTGGATATCTAGCCCCAGTCATGGAATGAATCCTAGGGGCTGAGTCAGAAAGAGCTCTGAACTGGTAGCTGCAGGCCCACTGTGCCTTCTGCCCACAGTGGCTGGTTGTTAACATTCCCCATCACTGtctttgagcttttgttttttatcaagGTACCCATACCTCTAAAGATGCCTTTATTTTACTCTCTGCTATGTACATCTTTATTAGTTGCAATTACCACTTTAAAGACCTCTGAGAATACCAAAAGCCCCACTTGGCTGGGGCCACATAAGTAATTCCTTTACGTACCCTCTCTCCCCCAGCAGTTATATTCAAAGAACTGATCCATTCACTGGAAATTGGAACCTCTCTGAGGGTCTATCACTGAACTCAGTGCAGGGGCACATGAATATGTAGAAATACATGACTGGGCTGGTCCTTTTAAATTGTATAGCCTGACGCCTTCATTAGTTTTTAAGTGCCTGAAGGAGAGGCAGGATGCCCCAGCCAGCGGGCACTGGACAGAGCCAAGGGGCCAGAGCTGCCTTTCTGCCTGCAAAAGTGTGCTGACCAGGAGGAGAGGCCTGAACCTGTCGTCTGTGTCTGGTGCTCAGGCGCATGGTCTGCGCTGAGACCAAGGCCATCCAGTTGCTAACGCTTCAGCAGTTCAGCTAGTGGGATCTCTGAACGACTTTCCTAGGAATCCTATGCTCGGATTAGTCCTCCCAGCGCCACCAccgacccccccaccccgccccttcccgattcccagcccctcccgcctcccctcctctcttcctctagGCCCACCATAGCGCTCCCCACCCCAACTCTTGTGTCTCAGCAatcccttcccccttttcttcctgctGATCCAGCGAGCCAGgctttctccttctctggtctctcctcctcctctcccccttaaATCCAGTCCTGGTTTCCCCGCCACCAGCCTCCCTTTTCTCTCCGGCTGGGCtcgctccccgcccccgcccccgcccccgccgcgcccGTCGTCACCGCGGAGGGTTCAGCTCCTCGCCTTCCCCGCTCCCAGCCACCCGGGGCTTGGCTCGCCCAGTCCGGTGGCTCCAGTCCGGATCTCGCTGCTGCCCGACCCGGGTACGAGTCCCAGCCGCTCCGGAGGAGGCGGCGGCTGGCCCCGGCTCCCCTCGGCCGCCTAGCCAGCCCAGGGTTGGCGGGGAGGGAGCAGCTGGGCAGCCCCCGGAGCCCCTTGGAGGACAATGCACCCAGCGCTCGGCAACCCCCGCTCGGTCTCGTCCTCGTCCGGCTCCttcccgccgccccccgccgccgcccggctGCAGCCCCTTTTCCTCCGGGGGGGTTCCTTCCGCGACCGGAGAGGCTCGGGCGACAgcagcaccagcaccagcaccagccGGGGGGGAGGCGGCGGCAGacgcggcgggggcggcggcggcggcggctcccgCTCCCCCAGCAGCAGCACCGGCGCCGAGCGAGAGGACGACGACGAGAGCATCAGCATCAGCAAGCCGCTGGTGCCAGCCACCGCCGCCGGGCTCCCGGGACCCCCTGCTCAGGGGGGCGCCCCAGCCGCCGACCCCGCGCCCGCCGCCTTCTCCTCCTCGGccgccacctcctcctccacctccacgcCCACCTCCTCCTGCAGCATGACAGCCGCGGACTTTGGCGGGGGCGCGGCGGCCGGGGCCGTCGGGGGCCCCGGGGGCCGCTCGGCTGGGGGCGCGGGCGGCACCGGGACAGGCAGCGGCACCTCCTGCTGCTCGTGTTGCTGCTGCTGCGGTCGCCCGACCCGGTCGAGCCGTAGGAGTCGACGCCGCGGCTGCGCCCCCAGCCCGGGGTGCCGCTGGGGCTACCAGGCGCTGTCCGTGGTGCTGCTGCTGGCGCAGGGCGGTCTGCTGGACCTGTACCTCATCGCCGTCACCGACCTGTATTGGTGCTCCTGGATCGCCACTgacctggtggtggtggtgggctgGGCCATTTTCTTCGCCAAGAACAGCCGGGGCCGTCGGGGCGGCATGGCGAGCGGCGCGCAcaaccaccaccagcaccaccaccacgCCGCGCCGCCCCTGCACCTGCCCGCCTCCTCCGCAGCCTCCGCCGGGGCTGCGGCAGGGGCCAAGGCGCGCGGCGGCCGCGGGGGCGCCGGTGGCCCGGGGGGCGGCCCGGGGGCTGTCGGGTCAGCGGGCGAGTTCGCCTTTGCCTACCTGGCCTGGCTCATCTACTCCATCGCCTTCACGCCCAAGGTGGTGCTCATCCTGGGCACGTCCATCCTGGACCTCATAGAGCTGCGCGCGCCCTTCGGCACCACGGGCTTCCGCATCACCATGGCGCTGTCCGTGCCCTTGCTCTACAGCCTGGTGCGGGCCATCAGCGAGGCTGGCGCCCCCCCTGGCTCGGCGGGACCCCTACTCTTGCAGCCCCAGCAGCACCGAGCCGCCGGCTGCTTCCTGGGCACGTGTCTGGACCTGCTCGACAGCTTCACCTTGGTGGAGCTGATGCTGGAAGGCCGCGTGCCGCTACCCGCGCACCTGCGCTACCTGCTCATCGCCGTCTACTTCCTCACCCTCTCCTCGCCGGTGCTCTGGCTTTACGAGCTCAACGCCGCAGCGGCAGCTTCGTCCTGGGGCCAGGCTTCAGGGCCGGGCAGCTGTAGCCGCCTTCTGCGACTGCTGGGTGGCTGCCTGGTGGACGTGCCCTTGTTGGCGCTGCGCTGCCTCCTGGTGGTGAGCTACCAGCAGCCCCTCTCCATCTTCATGCTCAAGAACCTCTTCTTCCTAGGCTGCCGCGGCCTGGAAGCCCTAGAGGGCTGTTGGGACCGGGGGAGTCGGGCCTCCCCCAGTCGGGGGAGAGGGGGCTATGGCGCTCCGCCCTCTGccccaccgccgccgccgccaccaccaccaccaccacctcaggGAGTCTCTCAGCTGGGCCACTGCATCTCGGAGAATGAGGGAGGAGCCCATGGCTATGTCAATACCCTGGCAGTGGCCTCCCAGAATTGAGGAGGGATAAAGGAGAGGGGCTTACTTTGGGCTTGAGAGACCCCAGCCCCTTATCCTCTGACCTTCTCTCACCCAGATTTGATCAGGCTCCATTTGGAAAAGGTAACTGTCAATAGGGCTAAGGGCCAGTGTGTCCTTCTGCACCCTGTGAGTCAAGACTGCTTGGAGGGAGACCAGCCGCTAATGATGAAGGAGGAAGGTCCACTTACTCGATTCTCCCTTTTCCGTATCCTACTCTAATCTAGCCTCCAGGGGGCTGGATACCTCTGCTTCTTGCTTTTCCCACTGCCATCCTAATTCCTGTCCATTGTGGGGGAGCATGGAGTAAAGGTGGTGCCCAGGCAGGGGGTGCTGGGCCTTAAGCCTTCCCTCTTGCTTGGAAGTGCCAGCTTCTTATAGGCTGTGGTTAGTGGTCACTGTCCCATGCCTTGAAACTGACCCGGAATCCACTGTTCCCCTGATGTGTCtattggattttttccccccagatagTAGATGCAAAGTCTGtgtttgtctctgtgtgtatAGTGTTGTTTTCTTGTGTCCACACTGTGACCCCTTGCAATCAGTAGATCTGggaggccctgccctccccaccacacatATGACCACTCTCCTCATTGCTACCTGAATTTGTGGCCCTGAATTCCCAGAAAGAGCTGGGCTCCTGGGAGTTGCCCAGTTGCTCTCCTCCGAGGGAGAAGCTCACCCAGGACCTTCCTCAATTCTACTCCTCTCTTCTCAGCTTGGGGAGGAGAGGGTCCCTACTTTAAGGACCAAACCACACCCTTTCTTGGGTGAGTGAGCATTTCTACCTCCGTGCTTTCAACTTTTGTAGCATCATGTGCTGATGCTGCTtgcaaaaaataaaggcaaaatactCAGAAGTTGCATTCAACATGGCCACTGGATCCAGCTGGGGTTTGGTGCCAGTCTTATTACAGGGTCTGTGGAGTATCAGCCATTGGcttgctctccctgtctccttccctttgcACCTGGAACTCTTATCCTTCCTGAGGTTTGTTGCTGACTGGGTCAGATCTTGGCTCAGAACAAAAGCTTTGGTGGGGTTCCTGGATAGATGTGAAGTTGGGGCTCCCATCGGCTCAAGGAAATCCAATTCCCCATCTGTCCTTCCTCTAGGAAGCCTGGTGTGTATCAGAAAATGTGGTGATGACCTTCATCCTCGGCTCTGGTTAAGAGAATTTCTACGGAGAAGGCAGGCTGCATAGAGAGGCTGGGCAAATCTTACCTccgccctgccttcctccctagTATTCTCGCTGAGGTTGATGATGAGGGACACCCAGGGGTTGCCCACTTATATTCTCTACGTGGGACCTCACTCTTGGAATCTTTGAGGCAGGATAAGTGTTTTTAGGGGAGGTAAGAGTGCAGGAGGGCAGCTGGCAGCAAGGCCAGGAAATACTCATTTTCTTCCACCCCATAATAAGATGGGGTGGTGCtataagaatttttgttttcccctccccaacttcttaTGCTTGAGAAGTCTTGTGTGGTTTAATGAACCCTGGACAAAAGACTAGAAGTCACGGACTGTAGTTTTGACTCTGTCACTCACTAGCTTTGAGTGACATGTCACttgctttctgagcctcagtttttcactTGGGGCCCTTCTCTCTCAACTTCTTGGAAGTTTGTTGACAGAAAACATCTGTCCAtgtagacagagacagagaggctgaTGGCTTGAGCAGAGTTCTGAGCCTCCCCTACTGTCACAGTGGGGGACGATGGAGGAAAAATGTTTACACTCAATGTATTATCTGTGTTCCCAGCCCCTCACCCTACCAGGTCCAATATTAGCTAGTTGGATTTTACAacgaatctttttttttctgccttctccccctcccccctcttacCCCAATCCTCTCCCTTTAAATTCCCTGTGCTTGAAGTTCTGGGCTCAGACCTTGGGTGGGCCCCCATGGCTGCTCCCTGGGTCCCCATATCCTCTCTCCAGCTTTGCTCTCTCTGCTACCTAATCTCAGTGACTGTGAAAGGGCTCTGTGTCTGAGCCATGGCCAGCCCCTGgctggcccctgccccacccctctctcctgtTTGGATGGTGGTCTCCTGCTGAATGACTGTAAAATCTGAGTGCTGTTGAGTTTTCTGTGGGAGGCTGTGATAGGTTCCAATGAGCTACCACTTCCCGAGATATGACAAGAGATTTATGGCACCTGGGCCAATTCTGGCAGAGGCCAggcctgctcaggctctgtctgctgccctcccccccccccccactcacccctGGACATTCTCTTTCAAACATCTGGTGCAAGCACTTTGTGCTCAGGGGTCAACCCCTTCCTTCTGGTGTTTCTTTCTTGAgtccttttactttctttccttgccCCACGCTCAACAAGAAAAAACCCctaaagtttcatttttcttgctttctaggGGCATCTTTAGTGGGGGGTCAAACTGGAGATGTTTCCCGTGGGTCTAAATAAAGATAAGGTGCACTGTCTCCTGAGGCTTGTGCTGGCAGTATAGTTCACAGAAAAGTACTCTGGGTTCAGAATTCAGACTGTCTGCCTCTAACATTTGTGCAAATAAGGCATGCTCTTGATCTGAGCCTCTGACTCCGTATCTGTTTTAAAAGGGGGTTGGACTAGACCCTCTGTAAAGGCTGTTCTGCTATAATGTGCCCTGGTTCTGGTTCTATGTGTCTTTGTGGAGGAGAGCTGGCTGGTAGAGCCTGGAAGAAGGGAAGCGGCAGCTCACTAGCATTTATCacgttttttccccctttctctttttaaaaataaaaccagcttctgttctgaaaataaaaaaaaaaaaaaaagccttgagaCTTGTGACAAGCTTCCTGTGTGGTTTGTTTAAGATCTTTCCTGTCCTGGTTTCCTTACTAAATTCTTAAATGTCACTGTGACATTTGTCATCATTTTATAGGCTTATGTTAACATCGTGGGTACACCTTGGCTATTTCCTTCTGGGCGGTTGGCATGCTATTCAGAGAGGCAGTGTGGTTTTGGCCTTGACCTGGGGGGTGTCTAGCCAGGCTTTCTGTAGGCAGAGCTAACTCAGGTGGGCACTTGGCCTGAGAGAGATTTCCCCAGCCATTTGGGGCTTTCACTCCCATTTCTTTCTAAGAATAACTTGCCAAAAGAAAGATTGAGAAACTTATGTTTAAGTACTCTGTCCTCCTCTATTACTCTTCCCTCAGCCAAAGGCATGAATTATGTATGAATGAGAAGAATAaggcctttaaaaaacaaacaaacaaacacaaagggGACTGTGAAGTCTAAGACAGAACATTGAGTCTGcacaaaaataatagatttttttttagcatagatATAGCCACTCTGTGTTGTTGCCCTATGATGCTTCTGGCCATTCCAAAGGCTAC
This genomic window contains:
- the TMEM121B gene encoding transmembrane protein 121B, whose translation is MHPALGNPRSVSSSSGSFPPPPAAARLQPLFLRGGSFRDRRGSGDSSTSTSTSRGGGGGRRGGGGGGGGSRSPSSSTGAEREDDDESISISKPLVPATAAGLPGPPAQGGAPAADPAPAAFSSSAATSSSTSTPTSSCSMTAADFGGGAAAGAVGGPGGRSAGGAGGTGTGSGTSCCSCCCCCGRPTRSSRRSRRRGCAPSPGCRWGYQALSVVLLLAQGGLLDLYLIAVTDLYWCSWIATDLVVVVGWAIFFAKNSRGRRGGMASGAHNHHQHHHHAAPPLHLPASSAASAGAAAGAKARGGRGGAGGPGGGPGAVGSAGEFAFAYLAWLIYSIAFTPKVVLILGTSILDLIELRAPFGTTGFRITMALSVPLLYSLVRAISEAGAPPGSAGPLLLQPQQHRAAGCFLGTCLDLLDSFTLVELMLEGRVPLPAHLRYLLIAVYFLTLSSPVLWLYELNAAAAASSWGQASGPGSCSRLLRLLGGCLVDVPLLALRCLLVVSYQQPLSIFMLKNLFFLGCRGLEALEGCWDRGSRASPSRGRGGYGAPPSAPPPPPPPPPPPPQGVSQLGHCISENEGGAHGYVNTLAVASQN